TGGATTAGGATATCAAGGATTGCTTAATTATGGTGATAAAATCATAGGTGTACTTTTAACTAAAGAGTTCGTAACTAATATTGCAGCACATTCCAAGTTGCCATATACTGATTGGTGGCTTAAACAGGATCCTTATACTTTTCTGGGAGGTGATATTTGATGGATGAAATAATAGAGCAGCCTAGACATTATTGTGCATTAGGTGCACAACAATCAGTACTAGCTATAAAAGGAGCTATTCCTATACTTCATTCAGGGCCAGGTTGTGGGATTAAACTTTTTGATGGTCTTAGTGTTGATTCAGGATATCAAGGAGTAGGTTATTCTGGTGGAAGTTCTGTGCCTTGTACAAATACTACGGAAAGAGAAGTTGTGTTTGGGGGAGAGCAGAGATTAAAGCAAGTAATAGATGGAACTCTTAAGGTCTTAAAAGGGGATTTGTTTGTAGTTTTAACAGGATGTACTTCTGATATAATAGGAGATGATGTAGGGCAAGTAGTAAGTGAATATAAAGATAAAGGCATACCTATAGTTTATGCAGAGACAGCAGGTTTTAAAGGAAGTAACTTTAAGGGTCATGAGTTAGTTATTGAAGCCATTATAAATCAGTTTGTAGGTGAAAAACCAGTAAAAAAAGAAATGGGATTAGTAAATGTGTGGTCTGTACTTCCCTATCAGGATACATTTTGGTGTGGAAATTTAAGCGAGGTAAAGAAATTACTTGAAGGAATAGGGCTAAAAGTGAATATACTTTTTGGTACAGAGTCCGGCGGCGTCAGTGAGTGGGAAACAATACCACAAGCACAGTTTAATTTAGTTTTATCACCTTGGGTGGGTTTAAATACTGCTAAATTATTAGAGAAAAAGTATGGTACTCCTTATTTGCATTATCCAATTTTGCCTATAGGTGCAAAGGAAACTAGTAAATTTTTAAGAACTGTGGGGGATTTTGCTAAGCTTGATAAAGAAAAGGCGGAAGCTTTTATAAATGAGGAAGAAGAGAGATTTTACTATTATATTGATAGATCAATAGACTTTTTTATAGAATTCAGATATAGTGTGGCAGATAGATTTTCTAATATAACAGATTCTTTTTATGCCCTTGGAATTAGTAAATTTTTAACCAATGAATTAGGTATTGTTCCAGGAGAACAATATATTACAGATGATACTCCTGAGCAATATAGAAAAAGCATAGAGCATGAATTTGAACATCTCTCAAATAGCACTTCTGCTAAAGTAATATTTGAAGTAGATGGAGGAAAAATACATCAAAGGTTGAGAAAATATGAATATGGCAATCATACTCCTCTGATTTTAGGGAGTTCATGGGATAGAGATATAGTGTCAGAATTAAATGGATTTGGAATAAATATATCTCTGCCAGTGAAGCATAGGTTAGTGCTAAATAGAACTTATGTGGGATATAACGGAGGATTAACTTTGACGGAGGATATATACAGTAATATACTGGAGACTTATAAATAGTGGTATATAAAATTTATGTAGCACAAATCTGATTTATTTACTAAAAAATTATTTCAATTTTATTGACATCGTAAAGTTTAATATAATATAATGAAACTTATATAGGTAATAATTCAAAAATTTAATGAATATCCTTATCAAGAGAAACTTAGGGAATGGCCCGATGAAGTTTCAGCAACCACATTTTAATTTTATGTAAGGTGCTAAGTCCATCAGAACATAGTTCTGGAAGATGAGGTAAAGAAAAAACCTTTAAGGTCGATTCTTTTATATCTTAATCATGATATACAACCCTCTTCTTGTTTGGAAGAGGGTTTTTGATTTTTATATTAATAAGATTGTATAAAAGGGGGTACAATATAAAAATGGAGAAAAAAATTGAAAGGAAAAATCAGATTTCGGAAGAATATATAAGAAAAATAATTGAGTCATTGAAAAATATAAGCTATGGATCAATAACTTTGGTAATTCAAGATGGGATAGTGATTCAAGTGGAAACTAAAGAAAAAATAAGACTTAAATAAAAGGGTATTTGTTGATTATCGTCTAAATAAAGAGTAAAATATAATCAGAAACAATGTTGAGCATTTAGGTCGGGTATTACCCTGTTTAATTGCCGGAGTAACTTTGTGGCTGATTTTTTTTATATTTAAATATGAGTCAAATACTCGGATTTAAAGGAGAGATAAAATGTCAAATAAATTATTAGAAATAAACAATTTAAAAGTAAAGGTTGAAGATAAAGAGATATTAAAGGGAGTAAACTTAGAAGTTGGTAAAGGTAAAGTTCATGCCATAATGGGGCCAAATGGTGCGGGAAAATCTACACTTGTAAATACTATTATGGGCCATCCTAAATATAATATGACAGCAGGAGATATAATATTTGAAGGAAAGTCTATCAGTGACTTAAAAGTAAATGAAAGGGCAAGGTGTGGAATCTTTATGTCTTTTCAATATCCACAGGAGATACCAGGTATAACTGTGGAAAATTTCTTAAGAAGCGCAAAAATCTCAGTTTCTAAAAAGAAAATAGGCATTTTGGCATTTAGAAAAATTTTGAAGGAAAAATTAGAACTTTTAAGAATAGATGAAAGTTATACTAGAAGATATTTAAATGTAGGATTTTCTGGTGGAGAAAAGAAAAAAAATGAAATACTTCAGATGGCGGTACTTGAACCAAAACTCGCTATGCTAGACGAAACGGATTCGGGACTTGATATAGATGCAGTGAAAATAGTATCAGAAGGAGTAAGCAAGCTTATAACAAATGAGAATTCTATACTTATAATTACCCATCATAATAGTATTTTAGAGTATTTAAAACCAGATTATGTCCATATACTTGTAGATGGAAAAATAGTTGAGACTGGGAATGCATCTTTAGCTGAAGAAATAGAGAAAAGCGGATATGATAAATTTAAGTCTTTGGTATAGTTTACTGCTTAATAAGAGAGGTGATCCTGTTGAAAAAAAATAAGACTTATATAAAAGATATAATAAGAAGTATTTATGATGTAAAGAACAAAGATAAATCTGTTTATAAAACGGATAGAGGGCTTACAAAGGAGATAATAGAGGAAATATCTCATGAAAAAAATGATCCAGCTTGGATGAGGGAATTTAGGCTTAAGGCTTTGGAGATATATGATAATATGTCAATGCCATCTTGGGGACCTGATTTAACAGATCTAAATATGGATAATATAGTTGCCTATGTAAGACCAGATACTGACATAAAACATAATTGGAGAGATGTTCCTAAGGATATAAAAAATACTTTTGATTTGCTGGGTATACCTAAAGCAGAGCAAAAATCACTAGCAGGAGTGGGTGCTCAATATGATTCTGAAGTTGTTTACCATAATGTAAGTGAGGATTTGAAAAAACAAGGTGTACTATATATGGATATGGAAACAGCCATAAGAGATTATGAAGAATTGGTCAGACCTCATTTTATGAAACTTGTACCTCCAACGGATCATAAATTTGCTGCACTTCATGGAGCGGTCTGGTCTGGTGGATCTTTTGTATATGTTCCACAGGGAGTGCAGGTTGATATTCCGATTCAATCTTATTTTAGGTTAAATGCCCCAGGAGCGGGACAATTTGAACATACCCTTATAATAGTTGAAAAAGGAGCGAAAATTCATTATATAGAGGGCTGCTCTGCACCTAAATATTATGTGAATAATCTACATGCAGGTTGTGTAGAAGTTTATATAAGAGAAGGAGCTTCATTAAAGTATAGTACCATAGAGAATTGGTCCAGAAATATGTATAATTTAAATACAAAAAGGGCAATAGTAGATAAAAATGGTCATATAGAATGGGTAACAGGCTCCTTTGGCTCTAAAGTGTCAATGCTGTATCCTATGAGTATATTAAAAGGCGAAGGGGCAAAATGTGACTTTACAGGGATAACTTTTGCAGGTGCTAATCAGTATTTAGATACAGGTTCAAAGGTAGTTCATGCAGCGCCAAATACTACATCTACTGTAAATTCAAAGTCCATATCTAAAGATGGAGGTGTTGCTATTTATAGAGGACTTTTAAGTTCTACAAAAAATGCAGTTAACTCAAAATCAAGTGTATCTTGTGAATCACTCATGTTGGATAGTAAGTCCAGATCAGATACCATACCTGTTATAAATGTATCCAATAATAATGTAGACATAGGACATGAAGCTAAAATAGGAAGAATAAGTGAGGATGCTATTTTTTATCTTATGAGTAGAGGACTCACAGAGGAAGAAGCAAAGGGTATGATAGTCACAGGTTTTGTAGAACCTATAGCGAAAGAACTTCCACTTGAGTATGCTGTA
This window of the Clostridium kluyveri DSM 555 genome carries:
- the sufB gene encoding Fe-S cluster assembly protein SufB — its product is MKKNKTYIKDIIRSIYDVKNKDKSVYKTDRGLTKEIIEEISHEKNDPAWMREFRLKALEIYDNMSMPSWGPDLTDLNMDNIVAYVRPDTDIKHNWRDVPKDIKNTFDLLGIPKAEQKSLAGVGAQYDSEVVYHNVSEDLKKQGVLYMDMETAIRDYEELVRPHFMKLVPPTDHKFAALHGAVWSGGSFVYVPQGVQVDIPIQSYFRLNAPGAGQFEHTLIIVEKGAKIHYIEGCSAPKYYVNNLHAGCVEVYIREGASLKYSTIENWSRNMYNLNTKRAIVDKNGHIEWVTGSFGSKVSMLYPMSILKGEGAKCDFTGITFAGANQYLDTGSKVVHAAPNTTSTVNSKSISKDGGVAIYRGLLSSTKNAVNSKSSVSCESLMLDSKSRSDTIPVINVSNNNVDIGHEAKIGRISEDAIFYLMSRGLTEEEAKGMIVTGFVEPIAKELPLEYAVEMNNLIKVELKGTIG
- a CDS encoding nitrogenase component 1; translated protein: MDEIIEQPRHYCALGAQQSVLAIKGAIPILHSGPGCGIKLFDGLSVDSGYQGVGYSGGSSVPCTNTTEREVVFGGEQRLKQVIDGTLKVLKGDLFVVLTGCTSDIIGDDVGQVVSEYKDKGIPIVYAETAGFKGSNFKGHELVIEAIINQFVGEKPVKKEMGLVNVWSVLPYQDTFWCGNLSEVKKLLEGIGLKVNILFGTESGGVSEWETIPQAQFNLVLSPWVGLNTAKLLEKKYGTPYLHYPILPIGAKETSKFLRTVGDFAKLDKEKAEAFINEEEERFYYYIDRSIDFFIEFRYSVADRFSNITDSFYALGISKFLTNELGIVPGEQYITDDTPEQYRKSIEHEFEHLSNSTSAKVIFEVDGGKIHQRLRKYEYGNHTPLILGSSWDRDIVSELNGFGINISLPVKHRLVLNRTYVGYNGGLTLTEDIYSNILETYK
- the sufC gene encoding Fe-S cluster assembly ATPase SufC; its protein translation is MSNKLLEINNLKVKVEDKEILKGVNLEVGKGKVHAIMGPNGAGKSTLVNTIMGHPKYNMTAGDIIFEGKSISDLKVNERARCGIFMSFQYPQEIPGITVENFLRSAKISVSKKKIGILAFRKILKEKLELLRIDESYTRRYLNVGFSGGEKKKNEILQMAVLEPKLAMLDETDSGLDIDAVKIVSEGVSKLITNENSILIITHHNSILEYLKPDYVHILVDGKIVETGNASLAEEIEKSGYDKFKSLV
- a CDS encoding YezD family protein; translated protein: MEKKIERKNQISEEYIRKIIESLKNISYGSITLVIQDGIVIQVETKEKIRLK